In Dromiciops gliroides isolate mDroGli1 chromosome 4, mDroGli1.pri, whole genome shotgun sequence, one DNA window encodes the following:
- the STX11 gene encoding syntaxin-11: MKDRLPELLELSRQYDQQFRDGEDEKDSAQENIVFETDHILESLYKDIRDIQTENHLLTVDVKRLRKQNARFLTSMRRLSSIKRDTNSIAKDIKTRGEAIHKKLQSMKAFSEAAEEKHGANSAMARISKAQYNALTRAFQEAMQDYNRAEMNQRENCKIRIQRQLEIMGKEVSGAQIEEMCEQGKWDVFSENLLADVKGARSALNEIESRHKELVKLESRIREVHDLFLQMALLVEEQGDTLNVIELNVEKTQSYTGEAKAHVKKAVEYKKRNPCRTLCCCCCPCLN; the protein is encoded by the coding sequence ATGAAAGACCGGCTCCCAGAGTTGCTGGAATTATCCAGGCAGTATGACCAACAGTTTCGTGATGGAGAAGATGAAAAGGACTCGgcccaagaaaacattgtattcGAGACAGACCATATCCTGGAATCTTTGTACAAAGACATCCGAGACATCCAGACAGAGAATCACCTGCTGACGGTGGACGTCAAGCGTCTGCGCAAACAGAACGCCCGCTTCCTCACCTCCATGCGCCGGCTCAGCAGCATTAAGCGGGACACCAACTCCATCGCCAAGGACATCAAAACCCGGGGAGAAGCCATCCATAAGAAGCTCCAGAGCATGAAAGCTTTCAGCGAGGCAGCGGAGGAGAAGCACGGAGCCAATTCCGCCATGGCCCGAATCTCCAAGGCCCAGTACAACGCTCTCACGCGGGCTTTCCAGGAGGCCATGCAGGACTACAACCGAGCCGAGATGAACCAGAGAGAGAACTGCAAGATCCGCATTCAGCGGCAGCTAGAGATCATGGGCAAAGAGGTCTCCGGGGCTCAGATAGAAGAGATGTGCGAGCAAGGCAAGTGGGATGTTTTCTCCGAGAACCTCCTGGCTGACGTTAAAGGGGCCCGGTCGGCCCTGAACGAGATTGAGAGCCGGCACAAGGAGCTCGTGAAATTGGAGAGCCGGATCCGGGAGGTGCATGACCTTTTCCTCCAGATGGCTTTGCTCGTGGAAGAGCAGGGGGACACGCTGAATGTCATCGAGCTTAACGTGGAAAAGACCCAGAGCTACACAGGAGAAGCAAAAGCTCACGTGAAGAAAGCGGTAGAGTACAAGAAGAGGAACCCTTGCCGGAcactttgctgctgctgctgtccgTGCCTCAACTGA